One Fusarium falciforme chromosome 1, complete sequence genomic window carries:
- a CDS encoding NmrA domain-containing protein, which produces MAQIARNVALLGATGTLGSHILTALKGAGFSVTAVQRKDSTKAVPEGIKSVKVDLANKDDLVLAFRGQDAVVSAVPNPALLTEKIMIDAAIEASVKRIIPSEYSTNLESPLSRKLPIVTEKAKIREYLTSVISSTDSPTTWTSINNGPFFEMCLRFGVLGPNLREKKATFHNGGNNMIGTTTLPDIATAVAKVLDSAHFAETANQPVYIYSAAVSERLLTELASKVTGIDFGTVEDGRIADLDVDELVRDSDEKRSKGDMSGMFNYYYQMMYGKGYGGTDFKELSWNDRLRLKSMTEEDLEGEIRTAAVEFGLI; this is translated from the exons ATGGCCCAAATCGCGAGAAACGTTGCTCTCCTAGGC GCGACAGGAACGCTGGGTTCTCACATTCTCACTGCCCTGAAAGGAGCTGGATTCTCTGTCACTGCTGTCCAACGCAAGGATTCCACAAAGGCTGTTCCTGAAGGTATCAAGTCCGTCAAGGTGGACCTAGCCAACAAGGACGACCTTGTATTGGCTTTCAGGGGACAAGATGCAGTCGTTAG CGCTGTGCCGAACCCTGCTCTCTTGACAGAGAAGATAATGATCGACGCAGCCATTGAGGCCTCGGTGAAGCGCATCATCCCATCGGAATATAGCACCAACCTCGAATCACCTTTGTCCCGGAAGTTGCCTATTGTCACCGAAAAGGCAAAGATCCGCGAGTACCTGACCAGCGTTATTTCATCCACCGACTCACCCACGACGTGGACTTCGATCAACAACGGTCCCTTTTTCGAAATGTGCCTCAGATTTGGGGTGTTGGGCCCTAACCTccgggagaagaaggccaccTTTCATAACGGAGGTAACAACATGATTGGCACAACAACTCTGCCAGATATCGCTACCGCCGTGGCCAAGGTCCTTGACTCTGCACACTTTGCCGAAACCGCCAACCAGCCGGTGTACATTTATTCCGCTGCAGTCAGCGAACGTCTCCTCACCGAATTGGCATCCAAGGTCACGGGCATTGACTTTGGCACTGTGGAAGACGGAAGGATCGCTGACCTTGACGTCGACGAGCTCGTCCGCGACTCTGATGAGAAGAGGAGCAAGGGAGACATGTCTGGGATGTTTAACTATTATTACCAGATGATGTATGGAAAAGGCTATGGTGGTACAGATTTCAAGGAACTATCGTGGAATGATCGGTTGAGGCTCAAGTCGATGACGGAAGAGGATCTTGAGGGGGAAATCAGGACCGCTGCGGTCGAGTTTGGTCTTATTTGA
- a CDS encoding Zn(2)-C6 fungal-type domain-containing protein, whose amino-acid sequence MHVSVQLESRIQTISAGEATRPEEPDTSSSTGALDGSSGGVGVAEPQDEGQPFSEEVADEEHHNEHSPTDVASTELLEELRTALYFDKLHHASPMIHRSRYLSSLRLSHNSQPPACLQQMVMATGASIIPIHAPLANSLYKRGRALAEADEMKDQQDHPVCVAHVQCWLLIAYFEARNANFSRACVSLGRAIRMAQLLNLHQLDRDSNSSPPSIFPTIMQPPQDWCELEERRRTWWVAYVSDRLLFATSGLPALIDDQDVFTLLPASEEAFQNGSPEPTTTLRDALRKIDTTPSTCGARVMAASLFYQASKTAPQPNWDNLDDGEYCQRLQGIDHGLSALADMLPADLQLPQSSACQHAVFINALIHTATMCLHKTAAQKAKCLQGPEAELLAQESHNRMFSAAVKVLDVFQHTRDLVMALQNPIQDYTAYIAALVFLQDFSVGRSVQSKCDALFLFGILRTAGEIQAVARMLSVQLGAQLEDCGIDIPEDDEIDLDSLEAYRTRRNRG is encoded by the exons ATGCATGTTTCAGTCCAGCTTGAAAGTCGCATACAGACTATCAGCGCCGGGGAAGCAACACGCCCAGAGGAGCCAGACACATCTTCTAGTACCGGTGCCTTGGATGGTAGCAGCGGAGGTGTCGGGGTTGCTGAGCCACAAGATGAGGGTCAGCCATTCTCCGAAGAGGTGGCCGATGAGGAACACCATAATGAACATTCTCCAACTGATGTTGCTTCAACCGAGCTACTAGAGGAGCT AAGAACGGCGCTCTATTTCGACAAGCTTCACCATGCGTCGCCAATGATACATCGCTCTCGCTACTTGTCTTCTCTCCGCCTTTCCCACAACTCACAGCCCCCAGCATGTCTGCAGCAGATGGTAATGGCAACGGGTGCAAGTATCATTCCGATACATGCCCCCTTGGCCAATTCTCTATACAAACGGGGGAGAGCACTCGCCGAGGCGGACGAGATGAAG GACCAGCAGGACCACCCAGTTTGTGTCGCTCACGTTCAATGCTGGCTTCTGATTGCCTACTTTGAGGCTCGAAATGCAAACTTTTCAAGAGCGTGTGTTAGCCTGGGTCGAGCCATCCGGATGGCACAGCTGCTCAACCTCCATCAACTTGACCGGGACAGCAACAGTAGCCCCCCTTCCATATTTCCTACTATAATGCAACCGCCTCAGGATTGGTGTGAACTAGAAGAACGGCGCCGGACGTGGTGGGTTGCTTACGTCTCGGACCGACTGCTCTTTGCAACTTCGGGTTTACCTGCACTTATCGATGACCAGGAC GTCTTTACGTTGCTGCCCGCGTCTGAGGAGGCCTTTCAGAATGGCTCTCCCGAGCCCACGACCACACTGCGTGACGCATTGCGGAAAATTGACACAACTCCTTCGACTTGTGGAGCTCGGGTCATGGCGGCGTCGTTATTCTACCAAGCCTCCAAGACAGCACCCCAGCCGAACTGGGACAATCTAGACGATGGAGAGTACTGCCAGCGGCTGCAAGGCATCGACCACGGCTTATCGGCTCTGGCAGACATGCTCCCTGCCGACCTCCAGCTGCCACAGAGCTCAGCATGCCAGCACGCCGTCTTCATCAACGCCCTGATTCATACCGCCACCATGTGCCTCCACAAAACAGCAGCTCAAAAGGCAAAATGTCTCCAAGGACCTGAAGCAGAGCTCCTGGCACAAGAGAGCCACAATAGGATGTTTTCTGCCGCAGTCAAAGTCCTCGACGTGTTCCAGCACACGCGAGATCTTGTCATGGCGCTCCAGAACCCAATCCAAGACTACACGGCGTACATCGCTGCGCTAGTTTTCCTTCAAGACTTCAGCGTGGGGAGAAGCGTGCAGAGCAAGTGTGATGCCCTGTTCTTGTTTGGCATTTTGCGAACTGCCGGCGAAATACAAGCCGTTGCCCGCATGCTGTCGGTCCAGCTGGGAGCGCAATTGGAGGATTGTGGCATTGATATacctgaggatgatgaaatagatcttgacagcctcgaaGCTTATAGAACAAGAAGAAATCGAGGCTAG
- a CDS encoding Dipeptidyl-peptidase V, whose product MASKTTAPYGEWKSPISIESVASKTRSLSAPRASPKSGRAFYTESREDGSTAIIEITKGGLNEVLPAEYSAKNTVYEYGGSPYAILSDDRIIFSNKGNTVHILNPDTKEVSHLTSSPNLRYSNFDANPTSPWVLANQEDHEHDTPDQIRNYIVAINTETSEVRRIRDNADFYYTPHFSFDGTKVAWLEWNHPDLPFDAAKLYSATWNPDGSVSDVHIIAGESREGVAEPRWGPDGSLFFGKEEGAFRKLFRVAPGADVPAEIKLEGLDNAEFGDLRWFQGSHTYAPLSSRFLVAAPVTLGVSKVIIVDLETGSWKEVGDPSILSEVILDSVARLDDTSFIITGAGTTSALALYRVNITDSVQITKLRNSTEEAFPDSIYSLPESLTISSKGQPHRKIHGFLWMPHNPDFVAPEGDRPPLIMLSHGGPTSFTGLGLKLRIQYFTSRGYAYLALNYNGSSAHGRAYREALFGNFGLVDSDDAAEFAIYLAETGKTRIGAAGITGVSAGGYNTLRTLTRHPLAFAGGVCLSGISDVKRLDESTHKLESDYVEHLVLRPGVGKGEMDRICRERSPLFDAHKTKAPLLLLHGKKDMVCPLDQAEQMADAIKEAGGDVKLIVAPDEGHGFYQPGNVKMWLEEEEKWWRKTLL is encoded by the exons ATGGCGTCAAAGACCACTGCTCCCTATGGGGAATGGAAATCGCCCATCTCGATTGAATCTGTTGCTTCAAAAACCCGAAGCCTTTCTGCCCCCAGAGCTAGC CCCAAGTCCGGCAGGGCCTTTTACACCGAGAGTAGAGAAGATGGAAGCACAGCTATCATCGAGATCACAAAGGGCGGATTGAATGAGGTACTTCCAGCCGAGTATAGCGCCAAAAACACAGTCTACGAATACGGAGGCTCACCCTACGCCATCCTGTCTGATGACCGCATCATATTCTCCAACAAGGGCAACACGGTTCATATCCTCAACCCAGACACCAAGGAAGTCAGCCATCTGACCTCATCCCCCAACTTAAGATACTCGAACTTTGATGCCAATCCAACTTCTCCCTGGGTGCTGGCTAACCAGGAAGACCACGAGCATGACACACCAGACCAAATCCGCAACTACATTGTGGCCATCAACACTGAAACATCTGAAGTCAGGCGGATCCGGGACAATGCTGATTTCTACTACACACCTCACTTCAGTTTTGATGGGACAAAAGTCGCCTGGCTGGAGTGGAACCACCCAGACCTTCCTTTTGACGCGGCGAAGCTGTACTCTGCGACTTGGAACCCGGACGGTTCAGTTTCAGACGTTCACATTATCGCCGGAGAGAGCCGTGAAGGTGTTGCTGAACCTCGATGGGGCCCTGACGGCAGTCTTTTCTttgggaaagaagaaggggcATTCCGAAAGCTATTCCGAGTCGCCCCTGGTGCAGATGTACCTGCTGAGATTAAGCTCGAAGGCCTGGACAACGCGGAATTTGGAGACCTGCGTTGGTTTCAAGGAAG TCACACATACGCGCCATTATCGTCCCGCTTCTTGGTTGCCGCTCCCGTAACCCTTGGGGTATCAAAGGTGATTattgttgatcttgagaCGGGTTCATGGAAAGAAGTTGGAGATCCATCAATTCTATCCGAGGTCATTCTGGACTCAGTGGCTCGTCTAGATGATACTTCGTTCATCATCACGGGAGCTGGGACGACGTCTGCCCTAGCGCTCTACCGAGTTAACATTACCGACTCTGTTCAGATTACAAAGTTGCGTAACTCGACAGAGGAGGCTTTCCCGGATTCCATATACTCTCTGCCGGAATCGCTCACAATCTCCTCCAAAGGACAGCCGCATCGCAAAATCCATGGTTTCCTCTGGATGCCACATAATCCCGACTTCGTAGCACCAGAAGGGGATCGGCCGCCTCTCATCATGCTGAGCCATGGGGGTCCCACCTCGTTCACAGGCCTGGGACTCAAACTCCGGATTCAATACTTTACTTCGAGGGGATACGCATACCTTGCTCTGAACTACAATGGATCTAGTGCCCATGGCCGCGCGTATCGAGAAGCCCTCTTTGGTAACTTTGGCTTGGTGGACTCAGATGATGCTGCAGAGTTTGCCATCTACCTCGCCGAGACGGGAAAGACGAGGATTGGGGCAGCAGGGATCACTGGTGTCAGCGCAGGAGGATACAACACCCTTCGAACCTTGACTCGTCACCCCTTGGCCTTCGCCGGTGGCGTCTGCCTTTCTGGTATCAGCGACGTCAAGCGCCTCGACGAATCCACTCACAAGCTGGAGTCGGACTACGTGGAACATCTGGTTCTGAGACCAGGTGTAGGCAAGGGCGAAATGGATCGGATCTGCCGCGAGCGAAGTCCATTGTTTGACGCCCACAAAACCAAGGCaccactgctgctgttgcacGGAAAGAAGGACATGGTTTGTCCTCTGGACCAGGCAGAACAAATGGCCGATGCAATCAAGGAGGCAGGAGGAGATGTCAAGCTGATTGTTGCCCCAGATGAGGGACATGGTTTCTATCAGCCCGGGAACGTGAAGATGTGgttggaagaagaagagaagtggTGGCGAAAGACGCTACTCTAA
- a CDS encoding Protein kinase domain-containing protein: MAEPRFGLSEAISEERTEPFSQSEIDARFRGIRVEEPVPATDAVAVPLDDLQVEDHHHKQGIRILFRPLAKFPNARSVSPGSDSCQWLALRAEVASSEQPEHKVLAVTQTSKDIKFSVRIPGETQDDSPRPPLWCELYYDPASDKVIFLNKSDVPISLSSVSPTPLSSPPLSAAHIINPGLAKALKPGTWRITVRDIDVLDFRVLEKRPVTLYQPQPPKAPEDVSSTTSSAHINSSGKRALTPEYDEKRVKRRVSDPETPGDDGVIMFLRPAGDHLVFPLPNGRESKELSTVNGHALLDAEKGDTIAVPGVCELDEYQLTKREPIASTSLSAVYTATHSHVPDNIVTVKVLKTRVANPNDKPLVHERNVIRQADMWLRECKSQEDLQHESIVRYYGGDARFLSLYMEHVDAKDLTAAPRWRNKANDEFLGDRNDAVRILGDIASALNYIHGRKLVHNDIKPANILYSPERGAVLCDFGLSTLAANSPTTGGTPYYVPPEFIGRKQRGTASDVWALGVTMLYVLRKIAFPDSRARRQHPRPLYWQIAGVNNPAVPHKNYGNGQPAISQMRDWLTEIFEARENLNSKDRLERLVMEMLYPNPNQRITMAKVLQELATEQVVAPVK; this comes from the coding sequence ATGGCCGAACCCAGGTTCGGGCTCTCTGAGGCCATCTCAGAGGAACGCACCGAGCCATTTTCACAGTCCGAGATTGACGCCCGATTCAGGGGCATTCGCGTCGAGGAGCCGGTCCCCGCGACCGATGCTGTGGCCGTCCCGCTGGACGATCTCCAGGTTGAGgaccaccaccacaagcAGGGCATCCGCATCCTCTTCCGCCCTCTGGCCAAGTTCCCCAATGCGCGGTCTGTGAGCCCTGGTAGTGACAGTTGCCAGTGGCTCGCTCTCCGCGCCGAGGTTGCCTCTTCGGAGCAGCCAGAGCATAAAGTCCTGGCAGTGACTCAGACATCCAAGGATATCAAGTTCTCCGTCCGTATCCCCGGCGAGACACAGGATGACTCTCCAAGACCCCCTCTGTGGTGCGAGTTGTATTACGATCCCGCCAGTGACAAGGTCATCTTCCTGAACAAGTCGGACGTGCCAATTTCTCTCTCCAGCGTGTCTCCGACGCCACTTTCGAGCCCTCCCCTCAGTGCCGCTCACATCATCAATCCGGGGTTGGCCAAGGCTCTTAAGCCTGGAACCTGGCGCATCACTGTCCGAGACATTGACGTTCTCGACTTTCGAGTGTTGGAGAAGCGCCCAGTGACGCTCTACCAACCTCAGCCGCCGAAGGCCCCCGAGGACGTGTCGTCGACGACCAGCTCTGCCCATATCAACTCGAGCGGCAAGCGAGCCTTGACTCCCGAGTATGACGAGAAGAGGGTGAAACGCCGCGTCTCTGATCCGGAGACACCCGGTGACGACGGCGTCATCATGTTCCTCAGGCCCGCCGGGGATCATCTCGTCTTTCCCCTTCCCAACGGCCGTGAGAGCAAGGAGCTCTCGACTGTGAATGGCCACGCTTTGCTAGACGCCGAAAAGGGCGACACGATTGCAGTCCCGGGTGTTTGCGAACTGGACGAGTACCAGCTCACCAAGCGGGAGCCCATCGCATCGACGTCTCTGTCGGCTGTCTACACTGCGACTCATTCCCACGTGCCTGATAACATTGTCACAGTCAAGGTGCTCAAGACGCGTGTCGCAAACCCCAACGACAAGCCATTAGTTCACGAGCGGAACGTCATCCGCCAGGCCGACATGTGGCTCCGTGAGTGCAAGAGTCAGGAGGACTTGCAGCACGAGTCCATTGTACGTTACTACGGCGGAGATGCGCGTTTCTTGTCCCTCTACATGGAGCATGTGGACGCCAAGGATCTCACGGCGGCACCACGGTGGAGGAACAAGGCCAACGACGAGTTCTTGGGTGACAGGAATGACGCTGTCAGGATCCTGGGGGATATCGCCAGCGCCCTCAACTACATCCACGGTCGCAAGCTGGTGCACAACGACATCAAGCCTGCCAACATCCTCTACTCGCCAGAGCGAGGCGCCGTCCTCTGCGACTTTGGCCTGTCGACCCTGGCCGCTAATTCACCGACGACGGGCGGAACACCGTACTACGTCCCTCCGGAGTTCATCGGGCGCAAGCAACGCGGAACGGCCTCTGATGTCTGGGCCCTGGGTGTCACCATGCTCTACGTGTTGCGCAAGATCGCATTCCCCGACTCTCGCGCTCGTCGACAGCACCCGCGACCTCTGTACTGGCAGATCGCCGGCGTCAACAACCCTGCCGTGCCGCACAAGAACTACGGCAATGGTCAGCCCGCCATCTCCCAGATGCGCGACTGGCTTACCGAGATTTTCGAGGCCAGAGAGAACCTCAACTCCAAGGATCGCCTTGAACGCCTGGTCATGGAGATGCTCTATCCAAACCCGAACCAGCGTATCACCATGGCGAAAGTGTTGCAAGAGCTGGCAACCGAACAGGTTGTCGCCCCTGTCAAGTGA